From Deinococcus ruber:
CAAAATAACGCCCGTGGAACGCCCCTCCGAGACGCAGGTCACCTCTCACGTCACCAATCCAGCGGGTGAGCCGGAGCGGGTTGGTGAGTGCTGACCACAAGTCGTCCACCGTGGTGTCGAAGCGGTCCTCCATCCGCACGGTGCCCTGGCTGTCAACGGATCGCAGGTGACCCAGAATGCGTGCAGCTCCGTCGCCCTTGTTGCTCATCATTTGCTCCCTTGGTGGCGTTTTCCTCGAGCGACCTCCATGTGCAGAGCATCCAGCCGCTGCACCCATAAGGCTCGGTACCGACCCAGCCAATCGTCGACCTCGACCAGCGGTTCGAGGCGGAGGCTGTAGATGCGCCGCTGCGCTTCTTGTCGAACCTCAACCAGCCCGGCCTCACGCAGGACCCGGAGGTGGCGTGAGACGCCAGGACGTGCGATCGGCAGGAGCGCGGCGAGCTCTCCGGCCGTTGCCGGACCTCGGCTTAAGGTCTGCAACACGGTCCGTCGGCTTTCATCTGCCAGTGCAGTCAGAACACCGTCCATGGCGCGAATGTATCAAAGTGGTTACGTAACTGTCAAGGTACATAAATCAACGTAGGTTCGCCGTATCAGAGCAGCGAAGAAACGAGTCACAGCACCACCTGGTAGGCCGTTGCCTTTTCACCGAACCCACGTCCTGAATGCACAACGAAACAAGTGCCCGAAGGAGCTGGGCTGC
This genomic window contains:
- a CDS encoding ArsR/SmtB family transcription factor, which produces MDGVLTALADESRRTVLQTLSRGPATAGELAALLPIARPGVSRHLRVLREAGLVEVRQEAQRRIYSLRLEPLVEVDDWLGRYRALWVQRLDALHMEVARGKRHQGSK